From one Suicoccus acidiformans genomic stretch:
- a CDS encoding ABC-2 transporter permease, translating to MRALLNKEFIVNRKTQLLSLLIYLIISFLLNEGGLSLWMAPVFTIKRLDIHERSDEKNESWQLINSLPVSRTQVLQSKFLFNFITSCVYILIPALINYLVPSFETTSLSTILLYLSLCAVLITVYHLLYLLFGPKVVGVVFILLFGFIIGAGPAILESSLAQNILTSLSSRSATSIQLLVSAILLAISAGVFSITLSRFKKMDL from the coding sequence ATGAGAGCATTACTCAATAAAGAATTTATCGTTAATCGAAAAACTCAATTACTTTCTTTACTCATTTATTTAATTATTAGTTTCTTACTCAATGAGGGGGGATTATCACTCTGGATGGCCCCGGTATTCACAATCAAGAGATTAGATATACATGAGCGATCGGATGAAAAAAATGAAAGTTGGCAATTAATCAATAGTCTACCTGTTAGTCGCACACAAGTCTTGCAATCCAAGTTTTTATTTAATTTTATAACATCTTGTGTTTATATTTTGATCCCCGCTCTCATTAATTACCTTGTTCCAAGTTTTGAAACGACTAGCCTGAGCACCATTTTACTTTATCTGTCCTTATGTGCTGTACTTATTACAGTATATCATCTTCTATACCTCTTATTTGGTCCCAAGGTGGTGGGTGTCGTTTTTATCCTTCTTTTTGGCTTTATTATTGGAGCAGGTCCAGCCATTTTAGAAAGTTCACTTGCCCAAAATATATTGACAAGTTTATCTAGCCGGTCAGCTACAAGCATTCAGCTTTTGGTAAGTGCTATCTTATTAGCTATTTCTGCGGGTGTTTTTTCCATCACATTATCACGATTTAAGAAGATGGATTTATAA
- a CDS encoding GntR family transcriptional regulator, which produces MIINLNKKSKIPLYEQIISEIKRNILTEKIKSNEQLPSIRKLAKSLDVSVITVKNAYDNLETEGYIETVSGRGSYVAELNQDLLKEKVEEKIKDYMTSLVIEAHKINMSKEALIKILEDIYEKEN; this is translated from the coding sequence TTGATTATAAACTTAAACAAGAAGAGTAAGATTCCTCTGTATGAACAAATTATCAGTGAAATCAAACGAAATATATTAACAGAAAAAATAAAAAGCAATGAACAGCTTCCTTCGATTCGAAAGCTAGCTAAGTCTTTAGATGTCAGTGTCATCACTGTTAAAAATGCCTATGACAACTTGGAAACGGAAGGCTACATTGAAACGGTGTCAGGCCGAGGAAGTTATGTTGCTGAATTAAATCAAGATTTGTTAAAAGAAAAAGTTGAAGAAAAAATAAAAGATTATATGACTAGCCTTGTTATTGAGGCTCATAAAATCAATATGAGTAAAGAAGCATTAATCAAGATACTTGAAGACATTTACGAGAAGGAGAATTAA
- a CDS encoding Panacea domain-containing protein: MNELIDSLKSHYPEIGYGFHSLTTDAQTWESVCQKDSYFSDLRYYDDILEFGHAISLDLEISAVDVAMFFLSFDSYTQLQIQTMVYLAYADYLKLTGKELFREEIEAWEYGPVIRSVYDIFEKYGSDKITDGEIIEQEYRKRTSGPVQAFARMRRVRDSKNILSVLTNIQTNFKKLSGEKLINLTHQSNLPWEHAYESEANNVITNELILKYHDKDKLAI; this comes from the coding sequence TTGAATGAGCTAATTGATTCGCTAAAGTCTCATTACCCAGAGATTGGATATGGTTTCCATAGCTTAACCACTGATGCTCAGACTTGGGAGAGTGTATGCCAAAAAGATTCGTATTTTTCAGATCTTAGGTATTACGATGATATTTTAGAGTTTGGTCATGCTATATCTCTAGATTTGGAAATCTCAGCTGTTGATGTAGCAATGTTCTTCCTGTCGTTCGACTCATATACTCAACTACAGATTCAAACGATGGTCTATCTAGCCTATGCTGACTACCTCAAATTGACTGGCAAAGAGCTATTTAGAGAAGAAATTGAAGCGTGGGAGTATGGGCCGGTTATAAGGTCAGTTTATGATATTTTTGAAAAATATGGTTCTGATAAAATTACAGATGGCGAAATCATCGAACAAGAATACCGAAAGAGAACCAGTGGCCCAGTCCAAGCTTTTGCTCGTATGAGACGAGTGAGAGACTCAAAAAATATTTTGTCAGTCTTAACGAACATCCAAACAAACTTTAAAAAGTTATCTGGAGAAAAGTTGATAAATTTAACGCATCAATCGAACTTGCCATGGGAGCATGCATATGAGTCTGAGGCAAATAACGTTATCACTAATGAACTGATTTTAAAGTATCATGATAAAGATAAGTTGGCAATTTAG
- a CDS encoding FAD-linked oxidase C-terminal domain-containing protein, with protein sequence MVPANYFTPLVAKAKEIGRELDIETAFFGHAGDGNIHICVIREDQSDEEWEQAKADYEARIYPLISDLGGLPSAEYGIGLEKKEHLGDFFSEDDIDVFRAIKRALDPNNTLNPGKIFDL encoded by the coding sequence GTGGTACCGGCCAATTACTTTACCCCACTCGTGGCCAAAGCCAAGGAAATCGGTAGAGAATTAGACATTGAAACCGCCTTCTTCGGTCATGCCGGGGATGGTAACATTCATATCTGTGTCATAAGAGAAGATCAAAGTGATGAAGAATGGGAGCAAGCGAAGGCGGATTATGAAGCCCGTATTTACCCATTAATTTCTGATCTTGGAGGTTTGCCTTCTGCTGAGTACGGGATCGGTTTAGAGAAGAAGGAGCATTTGGGTGACTTCTTCAGCGAAGACGATATTGATGTCTTCCGCGCTATTAAACGAGCCCTTGACCCGAACAATACGCTCAATCCAGGCAAGATTTTTGATCTATAA
- a CDS encoding IS30 family transposase has protein sequence MNSLRQAICPQEGYRVHSVDSYVHSYRREHPDEKAPCTKTLYTYIDLNLLEVRNIDLPRKVTMRKRKYKPSEPRGSNKKKLGTSINQRDPDVLSRQEFGHWELDLILGGKTKDEPVIITLLERKTREYLTCKVWSKSADVITKYVWKILKPYVEKGAVKTLTTDNGAECSNLSSLEDQGQLKVYFAHAYASWEKGSNERHNGLLREFIPKGRSLKGLKYQDTLRL, from the coding sequence ATGAACTCGCTTCGTCAGGCTATTTGTCCACAAGAAGGCTATAGGGTTCACTCCGTCGATTCCTATGTGCACAGTTATCGAAGAGAGCACCCAGACGAAAAGGCGCCCTGTACTAAAACCCTATATACCTACATTGATCTTAACCTCCTTGAGGTTCGCAACATCGATTTGCCTAGAAAAGTCACCATGCGTAAACGCAAGTACAAGCCTTCAGAGCCTAGAGGAAGCAATAAGAAGAAGTTGGGGACCTCAATCAATCAACGTGATCCAGATGTCTTGTCTCGACAGGAATTTGGCCATTGGGAGCTAGATCTTATCTTGGGCGGGAAAACTAAGGATGAACCTGTCATTATCACGCTTTTGGAGCGAAAAACGAGGGAGTATTTGACCTGTAAAGTATGGTCAAAATCTGCCGATGTCATCACGAAATACGTGTGGAAAATACTCAAACCTTACGTCGAGAAAGGGGCAGTGAAGACTCTAACGACAGACAACGGGGCGGAATGCTCCAACCTTTCTAGTCTTGAAGACCAAGGTCAGTTAAAAGTTTATTTTGCTCATGCTTATGCTTCCTGGGAGAAAGGATCAAACGAGCGTCATAATGGCCTTCTAAGGGAGTTTATTCCCAAAGGGAGGTCCTTAAAAGGCCTTAAATACCAGGACACCTTAAGGCTATGA
- a CDS encoding S41 family peptidase, with product MYRKNGDRMKKLWKIILSILAVMILIVAVLVQVFGPVYGPLLTGKPIYLVEPKPSRYGQIAFNHMDTMGLYRTSEEWQANREKFEDELGSVTNEEDLLLKLNEAIILAGGKHSFADQHLTEEEMREEYQEPVAKEEANVLYLELPTFAASLDLAQDYADTLMTGLKKANDYQGIIIDLRGNRGGDMGPMLAGLSPLLEDGELLSFVYGENEVPVTLEDGSIEGGGSPISVENIKKIKDLPIAVLIDHDTASSAELTLLALKENENVKTFGEETRGLTSVNQTINLTEDIYLALTIGSVKTRSGENYKEQPIQADVPSQQAKEDALQWIQEMK from the coding sequence ATGTATAGAAAAAATGGTGATCGTATGAAAAAATTATGGAAAATTATTTTATCGATATTAGCTGTCATGATATTGATTGTTGCTGTACTTGTTCAGGTTTTCGGTCCTGTTTATGGGCCGCTCTTAACCGGCAAACCTATCTATCTAGTCGAACCTAAGCCAAGTCGGTATGGTCAGATTGCTTTTAACCACATGGATACGATGGGTTTGTACAGAACTAGCGAGGAATGGCAAGCTAATCGGGAAAAATTTGAAGACGAGCTTGGCTCAGTGACTAATGAGGAAGACTTGCTTCTTAAATTAAATGAAGCAATTATACTAGCAGGTGGCAAGCATTCTTTTGCTGATCAGCACTTAACAGAGGAAGAAATGCGAGAAGAATACCAGGAACCGGTCGCAAAAGAAGAAGCTAACGTTTTATATCTTGAGCTTCCAACTTTTGCAGCTAGTCTAGACCTAGCCCAAGACTATGCCGACACCCTTATGACCGGGTTAAAAAAAGCGAATGACTACCAAGGGATCATCATTGATCTAAGAGGCAATAGAGGAGGGGACATGGGACCCATGTTAGCTGGTCTTTCACCACTACTTGAAGATGGAGAGCTTTTGAGTTTTGTTTATGGTGAAAATGAAGTTCCCGTGACTTTAGAAGACGGATCGATTGAAGGTGGGGGAAGTCCCATCAGTGTTGAGAACATAAAGAAAATAAAAGATCTGCCCATAGCTGTATTGATTGACCATGACACGGCTTCCTCTGCTGAACTAACATTACTCGCATTAAAAGAGAACGAAAATGTTAAAACTTTTGGAGAAGAAACGCGTGGTTTAACTTCAGTCAACCAGACCATTAACTTGACGGAAGATATATACCTTGCTCTAACCATCGGATCGGTTAAAACTCGATCAGGAGAAAACTATAAGGAACAGCCCATTCAAGCAGATGTGCCTAGCCAGCAAGCAAAAGAAGACGCATTGCAATGGATACAAGAAATGAAATAA
- a CDS encoding PepSY domain-containing protein, with translation MEAKLGIIPVQEALAKYSALYPKDQLTKLQIEHEGPFLKYEMVGNDGQERHIYEFNAATEEVLKERSRPMKPKQKEPSRLARRALNTTNLLPLSEITEIALKQVPVDNPYQWELDRKKERTVWKVEIADQRGGAFYEVKVDAQDGTVVEYKVK, from the coding sequence ATGGAAGCGAAATTAGGTATTATTCCAGTTCAAGAAGCTTTGGCTAAATATTCTGCCCTATATCCCAAGGATCAATTGACTAAGTTGCAAATCGAACACGAGGGACCTTTTTTGAAGTATGAGATGGTTGGAAATGATGGCCAGGAAAGACATATTTATGAATTCAATGCTGCCACGGAAGAGGTGCTCAAAGAGCGGAGTCGTCCGATGAAGCCGAAACAGAAGGAGCCGAGTCGTCTGGCGAGACGGGCCCTGAATACGACTAACTTATTGCCCCTCTCAGAGATTACCGAGATTGCCTTAAAGCAAGTCCCGGTGGACAATCCTTACCAATGGGAGCTCGATCGAAAGAAAGAGCGGACAGTCTGGAAGGTGGAAATTGCCGATCAGCGGGGCGGAGCTTTCTACGAGGTGAAGGTGGATGCCCAAGATGGGACGGTCGTTGAATATAAGGTGAAATAA
- a CDS encoding type II toxin-antitoxin system Phd/YefM family antitoxin — translation MQIKPVSDLRNYKSVLDDVSVGNPVYLTKNGYGKYVVYDIEEAEEIERLRAMSQLLFELQKGRESGEKEGYLTLEEAKERFGLK, via the coding sequence ATGCAGATTAAACCTGTATCAGATTTAAGAAATTACAAAAGTGTTTTAGATGACGTTTCAGTTGGTAATCCTGTTTACTTAACTAAAAATGGTTATGGGAAATATGTGGTTTATGATATAGAGGAGGCTGAAGAAATAGAGCGCTTAAGAGCAATGTCGCAATTACTCTTTGAACTTCAAAAAGGTAGAGAATCTGGCGAGAAAGAAGGATACTTAACGCTTGAAGAGGCTAAAGAAAGATTTGGGCTAAAATAA
- the pmtA gene encoding phenol-soluble modulin export ABC transporter ATP-binding protein PmtA: MSDYAIEIKGLAKSFPDFQMKDLNLQIPKGYITGFIGPNGAGKSTTIKMMMSLMHPDSGEIKIMGQNIQDHAEEIKARIGFVYAENVFYDHLNIKETERLIAPFYKKWDHQKFTDLIQSFGLPKNKKVKDFSTGMKVKLSLAVALSHHADLILLDEPTSGLDPIVRKEILNILYDIIQDESKTIFFSSHITTDLEQIADYITFIYDGSIILNEEKDNLLQHYRLVKGDQKLLEHDRLKDYLIGLEKRDTGSIALTKEAEVFEEMYGDQLVIEAASLEDIMYYFTKREGF; encoded by the coding sequence ATGAGTGACTACGCAATCGAAATTAAAGGTCTAGCGAAAAGCTTTCCTGACTTTCAAATGAAAGACTTAAACTTACAGATTCCAAAAGGATATATCACTGGATTCATCGGACCCAATGGAGCAGGTAAAAGTACGACGATCAAAATGATGATGAGTCTTATGCATCCTGATTCTGGAGAAATTAAAATCATGGGGCAGAACATCCAAGACCATGCGGAAGAAATCAAAGCACGAATTGGCTTTGTTTATGCTGAGAATGTTTTTTACGACCATTTAAATATCAAGGAAACAGAAAGGCTGATTGCTCCTTTTTATAAAAAATGGGACCATCAAAAATTTACAGACTTGATTCAATCGTTTGGATTGCCTAAGAACAAAAAGGTTAAAGATTTTTCAACAGGTATGAAGGTGAAGCTCTCTTTAGCTGTAGCTTTATCTCACCATGCCGATTTGATCCTGTTAGATGAGCCAACATCAGGATTAGACCCCATCGTTAGAAAAGAAATCTTGAATATCTTATATGACATTATTCAAGATGAAAGTAAGACCATTTTCTTCTCTTCACATATCACGACAGATCTGGAGCAAATCGCTGACTATATCACCTTCATTTATGATGGTTCAATCATACTTAACGAAGAAAAAGATAACTTACTTCAACATTATCGATTGGTTAAAGGCGATCAGAAACTTCTAGAACATGACCGATTAAAAGATTATTTAATTGGCTTAGAAAAACGTGACACTGGAAGTATTGCGCTAACAAAGGAAGCTGAAGTCTTTGAAGAGATGTATGGCGATCAGCTTGTGATTGAAGCTGCGTCACTTGAAGACATCATGTACTACTTTACAAAGAGAGAGGGATTTTAG
- a CDS encoding helix-turn-helix domain-containing protein has protein sequence MPKSDANTTHRTFHHLSATERGQIQALYDQGVTQTEIAKRLQISQSTVSRKIKRGTVTQMKSDYTFVEVYKADAGQRVAEENKRRSGLKRYQSLLFRLHELASSGYLSTRRL, from the coding sequence ATGCCTAAGTCAGATGCTAACACAACTCATCGTACCTTTCATCATCTATCTGCTACAGAACGTGGTCAAATCCAAGCTCTGTATGATCAGGGCGTGACCCAAACAGAGATTGCTAAACGTCTTCAGATCTCTCAATCGACCGTTTCAAGGAAAATTAAACGCGGAACAGTGACTCAGATGAAGTCCGACTATACCTTTGTTGAGGTCTATAAGGCAGATGCTGGGCAGAGGGTGGCAGAGGAAAATAAAAGGAGGTCTGGTCTGAAACGATATCAATCGCTACTCTTCAGACTTCATGAACTCGCTTCGTCAGGCTATTTGTCCACAAGAAGGCTATAG
- a CDS encoding sensor histidine kinase: MDRQIKAEHFIYSSLAHDLKTPLTTIKGYAQALKDGKICDPDQESSYQLINRKADEMVKMVEDLMVYSSLVIQDEDPQIQRVNLSQALTALIADHYQSLEDHGVELDLEIQPEVFGQVNPSDFNRIVDNLLSNAVKHNPPGIRLKVALKQAGPKIIPKVLDNGHELDSDQVFDPFYKGDSTRPSGQGQGLGLAIVAHLSAKYQGRAYLEPAGPAYTKAFVVEFSKSFSM; this comes from the coding sequence ATGGACCGGCAGATAAAGGCTGAACATTTTATCTATTCTTCTTTAGCCCATGATTTGAAGACGCCCTTAACCACGATCAAGGGCTACGCCCAAGCTCTCAAGGATGGTAAAATTTGCGACCCAGACCAAGAGTCAAGCTACCAACTGATTAATCGAAAGGCGGATGAAATGGTCAAAATGGTCGAAGATCTCATGGTCTACTCCAGTTTGGTCATTCAAGATGAAGACCCCCAGATCCAAAGGGTCAACCTATCACAAGCCCTGACAGCCTTGATTGCAGACCATTACCAGAGCTTGGAAGACCATGGGGTAGAACTGGACTTAGAGATCCAGCCAGAGGTCTTTGGCCAGGTCAATCCCAGTGACTTTAACCGGATTGTAGATAACCTCCTGTCTAATGCCGTCAAACACAATCCTCCTGGAATTAGGCTGAAAGTTGCCCTTAAGCAGGCGGGGCCTAAGATCATCCCTAAAGTGTTAGATAATGGGCATGAGCTTGATAGCGACCAGGTCTTTGACCCCTTCTACAAGGGAGACTCCACCAGGCCTAGTGGTCAAGGTCAAGGCTTAGGATTGGCCATTGTGGCCCATTTGTCAGCCAAGTACCAGGGGAGGGCCTACCTAGAGCCAGCAGGCCCTGCTTACACCAAGGCCTTTGTCGTAGAATTTTCCAAGTCTTTTTCTATGTAA
- the pcp gene encoding pyroglutamyl-peptidase I, which translates to MKILITAFDAFGGEELNPSAQCLKLLPDQLGQAQILKQELPTIFGQAVGLVTEKIRQVKPDRVLHLGQAGGRSALSLERVAINLADAKHPDNAGQVPVDQAIQVHGSAAYFSNLPIKAMLEAILQAGIPAEISNTAGTFVCNQVMYQSLYLVDQEFPQMQAGFIHLPYSLAQILDKPGQPALGISDMVRGLEAGLDLLVSRG; encoded by the coding sequence ATGAAAATCTTAATCACAGCCTTTGATGCCTTCGGGGGAGAAGAGCTTAATCCTTCCGCCCAATGCCTCAAACTTTTGCCTGACCAACTTGGCCAAGCCCAAATTCTCAAACAAGAACTGCCAACAATCTTTGGCCAGGCGGTAGGCTTGGTCACAGAGAAAATTCGTCAAGTCAAACCTGATCGTGTCCTCCACTTAGGACAAGCAGGGGGGCGGTCGGCCTTGAGCCTGGAGCGAGTCGCTATCAATCTAGCTGACGCCAAACATCCTGATAATGCCGGCCAAGTACCTGTCGACCAGGCTATCCAAGTCCATGGCTCGGCGGCTTACTTTTCTAACCTGCCCATTAAGGCCATGCTTGAAGCCATTCTCCAAGCCGGCATACCGGCAGAGATCTCCAATACTGCTGGGACCTTTGTCTGTAACCAGGTTATGTACCAGAGCCTTTATCTGGTGGACCAGGAGTTTCCCCAGATGCAGGCCGGCTTTATCCACCTGCCTTATTCCTTAGCCCAAATCCTAGATAAACCCGGTCAACCAGCCCTGGGGATCTCAGACATGGTCCGTGGCTTAGAGGCTGGTCTGGATCTACTTGTCTCAAGGGGGTAG